The Deltaproteobacteria bacterium genome contains a region encoding:
- a CDS encoding patatin-like phospholipase family protein yields the protein MGITIVQKSELGVRKHAPKIALVLAGGAITGGAFKLGGLKALDDFLVNRKINEFDTYVGLSAGAVLAAPLAAGVSPAEMLKSLEGKSEEFSKFAALDFYSPNLREFVAKPLQFAFDVAAYAPGVLLDLARQAPALLPALRSAAAAFLRAPSPEGLGNLLQPISEAVEERRGFPFFLDYLPSGFFDNASIERYLRSNFERAGISNDFRALYRNTSRELYIGAMNLDTAERVVFGHDEDTSVTVSEAVQASTALPGFYKPARLHGVDYVDGGVRRTANIDVAIEHGADLVICYNPFRPFSNRVRRKYVKELGKTVVEGRPLADTGLLTIVNQVFRTLLHSRLQYGLRQYQDDPHFRGDIIVVEPKESDLHFFQMSALAYWQRIVAAQHGYISVTQSIEQHYDLIKPILETYGIAITRRTVRQGVDRLRAEDEEQAAEVLIREVPRRNLSVA from the coding sequence GTGGGTATCACCATAGTTCAGAAGAGCGAACTGGGCGTCCGGAAGCATGCTCCGAAGATCGCCCTGGTGTTGGCCGGCGGCGCCATCACCGGCGGCGCCTTCAAGCTCGGCGGTTTGAAAGCTCTGGATGACTTCCTGGTCAACCGTAAGATCAACGAGTTCGACACCTACGTCGGGCTGAGCGCGGGCGCGGTGCTGGCCGCGCCGCTGGCCGCTGGCGTCAGCCCGGCGGAGATGCTCAAGAGCCTGGAGGGCAAGTCCGAGGAGTTCTCCAAGTTCGCGGCGCTCGATTTCTACTCACCGAACTTGCGCGAGTTTGTGGCCAAACCGCTGCAGTTCGCTTTCGATGTGGCGGCGTATGCCCCGGGCGTGCTGCTCGATCTAGCGCGTCAGGCGCCGGCGCTGCTGCCGGCGCTGCGCTCGGCGGCGGCAGCCTTCTTGCGCGCGCCTTCGCCGGAGGGTCTCGGCAATCTGCTCCAACCGATCAGCGAGGCCGTGGAGGAGCGGCGCGGCTTCCCGTTCTTCCTCGACTATCTGCCCTCCGGCTTCTTCGACAACGCCAGCATCGAGCGCTACCTGCGGAGCAATTTCGAGCGCGCCGGAATCAGCAACGACTTCCGTGCGCTCTATCGCAACACCAGCCGCGAGCTCTACATCGGGGCGATGAATCTCGACACCGCCGAACGCGTAGTCTTCGGGCACGACGAAGATACTTCGGTAACCGTCTCCGAGGCGGTACAAGCATCGACTGCGCTGCCGGGCTTCTACAAGCCGGCGCGCTTGCATGGGGTCGACTACGTCGATGGCGGCGTGCGGCGCACGGCCAACATCGATGTGGCGATCGAGCACGGTGCCGACTTGGTGATCTGCTACAACCCCTTCCGCCCGTTCTCCAACCGCGTGCGGCGCAAGTACGTGAAGGAACTGGGCAAGACCGTGGTCGAGGGGCGGCCGCTGGCCGATACCGGCTTGCTCACCATCGTCAATCAGGTCTTTCGCACGCTGTTGCACTCGCGGCTGCAATACGGGCTGCGCCAGTACCAGGATGATCCGCACTTCCGCGGCGACATCATCGTCGTCGAGCCGAAGGAGTCCGACCTGCACTTCTTCCAGATGAGCGCGCTGGCTTACTGGCAGCGGATTGTGGCGGCACAGCACGGGTACATCTCGGTCACCCAATCCATCGAGCAGCACTACGATCTGATCAAGCCGATTCTCGAGACCTACGGCATCGCCATCACCCGCCGCACCGTGCGCCAAGGCGTCGACCGGCTGCGCGCAGAAGACGAGGAGCAGGCCGCGGAAGTGCTCATCCGCGAAGTGCCGCGCCGCAACCTCAGCGTGGCGTAG
- a CDS encoding thiolase family protein, translating to MADAFIIDACRTPRGRRKGSLSGVHPMDLLCAVLNATVQRTGIDPREVEDVVAGCVTETGEQGANIGRGAVLAAGWPIEVPGVTLNRFCGSGQQAVNFAAQAVKAGAQDLVVAGGVENMTRVPMGSDMGPLPLSLMERYNLVPQGLSAEMIAERWNYTREQIDRFALASQQKAWRAIQEGRFKKSMVPIKVTHNGEEKLFDTDEHVRPQSTLEGLMALQPSFKPDGRITAGNSSGIVDGAAVVLLASEQKVKELKLKPRARIVDQVIVGSEPVIMLTGPIPATKKILKRTGIKIEDIDLIEINEAFAPVPLCTIQETGMDPARVNVNGGAIALGHPLGATGAMLIGTLVDELERQGKRYGMSTMCIGYGMGIATIIERV from the coding sequence ATGGCCGACGCCTTCATCATCGACGCTTGCCGCACCCCGCGGGGCCGGCGTAAGGGGAGCTTGAGCGGCGTTCACCCGATGGATCTGCTCTGCGCCGTGCTCAACGCCACCGTGCAACGCACCGGCATTGACCCGCGAGAGGTGGAAGACGTGGTCGCCGGTTGCGTCACCGAGACCGGCGAGCAAGGAGCCAACATCGGCCGCGGCGCAGTGCTGGCCGCCGGCTGGCCGATCGAGGTGCCGGGGGTGACGCTCAATCGCTTCTGCGGCTCGGGCCAACAAGCGGTGAACTTCGCGGCCCAAGCCGTCAAAGCCGGTGCACAGGATCTGGTGGTTGCCGGCGGCGTGGAGAACATGACCCGCGTGCCGATGGGCTCAGATATGGGTCCGCTGCCGCTGAGCTTGATGGAGCGGTACAACCTCGTCCCGCAGGGGCTGTCGGCCGAAATGATTGCCGAGCGCTGGAACTACACGCGCGAGCAGATCGACCGCTTTGCGCTCGCCAGCCAGCAAAAAGCCTGGCGCGCGATTCAAGAAGGGCGCTTCAAGAAGAGTATGGTGCCGATCAAAGTGACGCATAATGGCGAGGAGAAGCTGTTCGATACCGATGAGCACGTGCGGCCGCAATCGACCCTCGAAGGACTGATGGCCTTGCAGCCCTCGTTCAAGCCCGACGGCCGCATCACCGCCGGCAACTCGAGCGGCATCGTCGATGGCGCCGCGGTCGTCTTGCTCGCCTCCGAGCAGAAGGTGAAGGAACTCAAGCTCAAACCCCGGGCCCGCATCGTCGACCAAGTCATCGTCGGCTCCGAGCCGGTGATCATGCTGACCGGCCCGATTCCCGCGACCAAGAAGATTCTCAAGCGCACCGGCATCAAGATCGAGGACATCGATCTGATCGAAATCAACGAGGCCTTCGCCCCCGTTCCACTGTGCACGATTCAAGAGACCGGGATGGATCCAGCGCGGGTCAACGTCAACGGCGGCGCGATCGCGCTCGGTCACCCGCTCGGTGCCACCGGCGCAATGCTGATCGGGACCTTGGTCGATGAGCTCGAGCGCCAAGGCAAGCGCTACGGTATGAGCACGATGTGCATCGGCTACGGCATGGGCATCGCGACGATCATCGAGCGGGTGTAA